Proteins from one Scyliorhinus canicula chromosome 6, sScyCan1.1, whole genome shotgun sequence genomic window:
- the LOC119967436 gene encoding zona pellucida sperm-binding protein 3-like: MGDFGVRALFPVLVLVGTVCSSDTWQQFRGQRFPWSRVKATSVPQRVPLPPFGSHFRVSEGQSVSPLRTVVVQCAEDKLLVRVQLDLFGTRHLVKAADLTLGAAGCLPTRIYSQNHTVLFDYGLHECGSKLQMSGDFLIYTTHLTHSPEYHGSVIVRTNGAVVPIECRYFRKGNVSSNPIRPTWIPFSSTRSGEGHLSFSLRLMNGDWLTERTSTVYYLGDLIHIEASVSMSNHMPLKLYIDRCVATLSPDKDSTLRYSIIDYNGCLLDSQAEDSFSTFVLPSGDREMDKLRFDLDAFRFFGDDRSLIFITCHLKVAPVDRRDSRNKACTFRKMQNIWTPLEESSIDICACCRVGNCATRELRFGSRGRRDLVAEAENEVGLKWEAEASLGPLIILDTDVTNLATDSLNEGRMQERSPGGVESEVVLIVTLTVTAVSLISASLITLFLYRKRNQTLFTQPSN, encoded by the exons ATGGGTGATTTTGGAGTGAGGGCTTTGTTCCCAGTGCTGGTGTTAGTTGGAACTGTTTGTTCCTCTGATACTTGGCAACAGTTTCGAGGCCAGAGATTTCCATGGAGCAGAGTCAAAGCCACCTCTGTGCCTCAGAGAGTCCCTCTTCCTCCCTTTGGTTCCCATTTCCGTGTGTCTGAGGGTCAAAGTGTGTCTCCACTGCGGACTGTGGTGGTGCAGTGTGCAGAGGACAAGCTGCTGGTCAGGGTCCAGCTGGATTTATTTGGAACCAGGCACCTGGTTAAAGCTGCTGACCTGACACTGGGGGCAGCAGGCTGTCTGCCAACCAGGATCTACTCTCAGAACCACACTGTCCTCTTTGACTATGGGCTCCATGAGTGTGGCAGCAAATTGCAG ATGTCTGGAGATTTCCTGATCTACACCACCCACCTGACCCACAGCCCAGAGTATCATGGATCTGTCATTGTGAGAACGAATGGAGCTGTTGTTCCCATTGAGTGTCGTTACTTTAG GAAGGGCAATGTGAGCAGTAACCCCATCAGGCCTACCTGGATCCCATTCAGCTCCACCAGGTCTGGAGAAggacatctttcattctctctgcGCCTAATGAATG gtgactggcttACAGAGCGCACTTCCACTGTCTACTACCTGGGTGACCTCATTCACATTGAGGCCTCTGTTTCAATGAGCAACCACATGCCCCTGAAGCTCTACATTGACCGCTGTGTAGCTACATTGAGCCCAGACAAGGACTCCACCCTGAGATACAGCATTATTGACTACAATGG TTGCCTCCTGGACAGCCAAGCTGAGGACTCCTTTTCAACCTTTGTGTTGCCAAGTGGCGATCGGGAGATGGACAAGCTCCGGTTTGACCTGGATGCATTCCGTTTCTTTGGAGATGACCGTTCATTG ATTTTCATCACCTGTCACCTGAAAGTAGCTCCAGTGGATCGGAGAGATTCCAGGAACAAAGCTTGTACTTTCCGGAAGATGCAGAATAT CTGGACCCCATTGGAGGAATCGAGCATTGACATTTGTGCATGTTGCCGTGTGGGTAACTGTGCCACAAGGGAGCTGCGATTTGGATCCAGAGGAAGGAGAGATCTTGTAGCTGAAGCTG AGAATGAAGTTGGATTGAAGTGGGAGGCTGAAGCCTCACTTGGACCCCTGATCATTCTGGATACTGATGTGACCAACCTGGCAACGGACTCCCTGAATGAGGGAAGGATGCAGGAGAGGTCTCCAGGTG GTGTGGAGTCTGAGGTGGTCCTGATCGTGACCCTGACTGTGACAGCTGTCTCTCTGATCTCTGCTTCATTGATCACCTTGTTCCTGTACAGAAAACGCAATCAAACTCTGTTCACCCAGCCATCAAATTAA